AAATCCGCAAACGCACCTTCCTTTAAATGAACAAGGAAAGCTTGACGTGCGCGGTGCAGTCGGAACTGAAGGGACGCTGTCCATAGTGAAGGATCTTGGACTGAAGGATTACTTCACAGGACAGGTGCCGATTATTTCCGGGGAAATTGCAGAAGACTTTACTCAGTATTTGGCAGTATCTGAACAAGTGCCGTCCGCGGTTGCGTTGGGTGTGCTGGTTGACCCGGACAATACAGTGAAAGCTTCTGGCGGATTCATTCTGTCAGTAATGCCGGGTGCCACGGAAGAAACGATTGCGCTTTTGGAGGAAAAGCTGGCGAACATGACGCCAATTTCCACAATGGTGGATCAGGGACTGACGCCTGAAGGAATTCTCGCAGAAGTGTTAGGGCAGGACAACATAGAGTTCCTCGATAAAACGGATGTGAAGTTCGAATGCGAGTGCTCTAAAGAACGGTTTGCAGAAGCGATTAAAGGGCTTGGTCGCGAAGAAATTCAAGCCATGATTGACGAAGATCATGGAGCGGAAGCACAGTGTCACTTCTGCCTCGAGACGTATCAATATTCCGAGCAGGAGCTTCGAGAGTTTCTCTCAGAACTATAAAAAAGATACACCCGCTGCCAAAAAGCGTGTTGCGGCAGCGGGTGTATTCATCATTCCAACCAGTGCGCGGCGAAGTAAGCGCTGCCAATTCCGATTGAAAGAAATCGTTATGGCATCGTTCGGGTGTCAGATGCATATGAATCTATATTTGGCAGTCTATGAGAAGCCCGCAGCTGGCGTGCCGATAAATATAACCTTCTGAATTATTTGATTGACAAGAGAAATAGGAGGTAGTAAAATAAAGTAAATAAAACATATTAAAATACTAGGTATTAGGAGCGGATGACAAATGAGCAGAGTGGGAAATTCAGTTATTGATTTAGTGGGTAACACGCCATTAGTAAAGTTAAATCGGTTAACAGGTCCGGAAGATGCAGACGTCTATCTGAAATTAGAATTTTTCAATCCGGGTTCAAGCGTCAAAGACCGTATCGCATTGGCAATGATTGAAGCGGCGGAGAAAGACGGTCACTTGAAAGAAGGCAGCACAATCATCGAACCGACGAGCGGCAACACGGGAATCGGACTGGCGATGGTAGCAGCGGCAAAAGGCTATAAGTCGGTGCTCGTAATGCCCGACACTATGAGTCTGGAACGCCGTAATTTACTTCGCGCATACGGAGCAGAACTAGTATTGACTCCGGGTGCTGAAGGAATGAAAGGTGCGATTTCCAAAGCTGAACAGCTGGCTGAAGAAAACGGCTGGTTCCTGCCGCAGCAGTTCAATAATGAGTCCAATCCTGAAATTCACCGTTTGACCACAGGACCTGAGATCGCCGATGCGCTGGATCAGGTAGATGCATTCATTGCGGGAATTGGCACCGGCGGTACGATTACAGGAGCAGGGGAAGTCTTGAAAGAGCGTTTCCCTGGAATCCATATAATAGCTGTGGAGCCCGAAGATTCAGCTATTCTGTCAGGCGACAAGCCTGGACCGCATAAAATTCAAGGGATCGGTGCGGGTTTTGTGCCGAAAGTGCTGAACACTGAAATTTACGATGAAATTATTAAGGTTTCTAATGAAGATGCGTATACCTTTGCGCGCCGTGCAGCCCGAGAAGAAGGAATTCTTGGCGGTGTATCTTCGGGCGCGGCCATCTCAGCTGCATTGCAGACCGCGAAAAAGCTCGGTAAAGGAAAAACAGTAGTGGCGATTCTGCCGTCCAACGGTGAGCGTTACTTGAGTACGCCCCTTTATCAGTTTGACGAGGAGTAAGACTGTCTGAGCCAACCGAAAAGAGACGTTTTCTTGCACTCAGCCGCAAAAATAGCTGTAAGTGCAAGGAAGTCACTAATTTGTGCCTTATTAAGAAACTGCCGCCTGAAGTCGCGCGTGACTTCAGGCGGCAGTTTCTTTTTAACTTGGTTGCTGTGCAGTTGTAATCTTGTAGCTTTTATCAGCGGGCTGAATTCTGTATAATTAAATCGGAACACAATCGTGATACATAGGGTGGAGGAGGCTCACTGTGAAAAAGAAGTGGAGCATAGTCATTTCAGCGTTAATCGTAATCACCATGGTTACGGTCATAATTATTATTAATAAAGAAATTAAGAAAGAAACGAAAGGCATTCCCGGATATGAAAGTGCGATGATGGAAGACATGCCGAAGGATGAAGTGGAACGGCTGCCAGAAGATTGGCAGGTCTCTTCGGAAACCGAGAAGCCTGGACTGGCAAAAGGAGACATTGCACCGGACTTTGAACTGACAACGCTTGCGGGTGATACTGTCAAACTGTCCGATTATCGGGGCAAATCCGTTATGTTGAACTTCTGGGCATCGTGGTGTCCGCCGTGCCGCTCAGAAATGCCGCATATGGAAACCTACTATACAGATCATAAAGAGTCTGATGACATGGAAATACTGGCGGTCAACATGACGAAAACTGAAAAAAACAAAGAAAAGAGCGCGAAGGAATTCGTAAAAGAGTATGGGTTATCGTTTCCGATTTTATTGGATAAAGACAGTGAAGTCATGAAAACCTATCAGATTAAAGTTTATCCGACAACTTATATCATTAATAAAGAGGGAGTTATATCAGATAAATTGACGCTTCCGCTGGATGATAAAATGATTAAACAGCTCATAGAAGAAAGCAATGCAGAATGAACACTAGAGACGCAGGGGGAACCAGCATGAATAAAGTAGCCTATCAGACAGCTTCACTGACGAAAGATGAATTCTATTATGCTTATCATCAGCTTGCAACAAAGACCAAAAGGCATATTTTACTGGAAAGCGGACGCGGGGGCGAGATGTGTGTGGCAGGCCTTGATCCGCTCGTGACATTACAAGCAACAGAAGAGGGCTTGCATGTGGAGTGGCGTGACGGAACTGAAGAGCTGCTGACGGGAGAAGATCCGCTTGACCTGCTGAATCACTTTATGTCGAATTATGAGCTGGAACATCAAAAAGATCTGCCCGCGTATCAGGGCGGTCCGATCGGCATGATCAGTTATGATTACGTGCGGCGCTATGAGGAGTTGCCGGTTCTTGCGGACGAAGACCTTGTGACACCAGACGTGTTCTTTTATCTGTTTGATCAATGGGCAGTTCTGGATGTACAGAAAGAAACGGTCTATTACATGGCACTTCCCGAAAAACAATTTGCGCTGGACGGAATGGCGGATGAATGGAAGGCTGCTGCGAAGGAAGGGATGGCACACCGTCAATTTTCTCCGGGACAGGCAGCAGATGTAGAAATAACAGAAGAAGATTTGCGAGTTTCAGTGACGGGCGATCAGTTTGAGCAGATGGTGCACGATGTGCAGCAATTTATAGCGCAAGGCGATGTCGTGCAAGTGAATCTGTCTGTGCGCCAGTCGAAGCCGCTTCACGCATCTTCTTTATCGATGTATGAAGCATTGCGCTCATTCAATCCTTCTCCTTATATGGCGTATATGGCGGCACCGGATTTTGAAGTGGTCTCGGGATCGCCTGAATTACTTCTAAAGAAGCGCGGACCGGAATTGAGTACCCGTCCAATCGGCGGTACACGGAAGCGCGGTGTAACGGAAGCGGAAGATCTTGCGCTGCAGGAAGAGCTTTTGTCGAACACGAAAGAAAAGGGAGAACACAAGATGCTTGTCGACCTCGAGTGTGCGGACCTGGAGCGGATTTGTCAGCCCGGCACTGTGGAAATCGATGAATTTATGGTGGTCGAGAAGTACTCCCACGTCATGCATCTGGTTTCAAACGTTCGGGGTACGGCGGCTTTAGAAAACCTCACATCCATTGTGCATGGTGTATTCCCGGGCGGCTCAATTACGGGGGATCCGAAATTGCGGACGATGGAAATAATTGAGGAGCTGGAGCCTGCGAGAAGAGGCCTGTATACCGGTTCGATAGGCTGGATCGGCTTTAACGGCGATATGGAGCTGAACATTACAATCCGTACAGCATTTATTCAGGACGGTATCGTACATATTCAGGCGGGTGCCGGATTAGTGCCTGATTCAGATCCTGCTGCCGAGTATGAAGAGTCACTTAATAAAGCGAAGGCGTTGTGGCAGGCGAAAGAAATGGCTGAGCGGGCGGTTCGTGAAGAAAAGAGGCAGTGCCATTGATTTGCTGGATGAACGGGGTGCAGCAAGAGGCGGATTCGCTCCGCATCTCCCCTTTTGACCACGGATTTCTCTATGGACTAGGATTTTTTGAAACATTCCGCACGTATGAAGGGAAAGTTTTTCTCTATGAGTCGCATATGATTCGGCTGCGTTCGGCATTGGCTGATTACCGTATTGAGATGCCATACACTGATGAGGAAATTCTGGCGGCCGTTTATTCTCTATACCAAGACAATGGCGGTGAAGACGGTTATTACCGGCTGAACGTATCAGCGGGGGTTCATGATATCGGACTGGCACCCGCACAGTATGAACAGCCGACTGTGCTGATTTTCCAAAAACCGCTTCATTTGCCGCCGGTTCATACAGAAAAAGACGGCGTCTGGCTTAAAACGGTGCGTAATGAGCCGGAAAGTGCTGTTCGTCACAAGTCCCACCAGTATGCGAATAATGTCAAAGGGCGTCTTGAGCTGGCTTCATTGAAAGAAACGGAAGGGTTTTTCGTTACTTCTGAAGGCTATGTGGCGGAAGGAATTACATCGAATATCTTTTGGGCGGCAGAAGGGCAACTGTATACGCCTTCCTTGGAAACAGGGATTTTACCGGGCACGACACGTGCGTTTGTCATTGAGACGGCCGCGGAACTCGGACTGACTGTTACTGAAGGTTTGTATATGCCGAATGAGCTGGAATCGGCTGAAGAACTATTCATCACCAACGCGGTTCAGGAACTCGTTCCGATTCGACAGGTAGGGGAAAAGATATTTTCAGGCAAAGAGGGATCGGTGTACCGTCAGCTTCATGCGGGATACCAACAGGCCGTCAACCGAATGAAAGAGAGTGACCAGTAATGAGACTAGCAAAAGCACGTGCATCTTATCAATTAGGTAAGACGACGATTAACTTTACAGAAGAAACCGTTATAATGGGGATATTGAATGTCACACCTGATTCATTTTCCGACGGCGGAAGATACGGCGGGCAAAATCCGGCTCTTGAACACGCGCGGCAAATGCTCGCGGACGGGGCAAAAATCATTGATATCGGCGGGGAGTCCACCCGTCCGGGCTATACGCCTGTTTCGGCGGAAGAGGAGCTGGCCCGTGTGGTGCCGGTCATCGAGTTGCTGACGAAAGAACTGGGCTGTGTACTATCAATCGATACGTCTAAAGCGGCAGTGGCGGAAGCAGCAGTTAAAGCGGGAGCCAGTATTATCAATGATGTGTGGGGAGCGAAGCGGGAGCCTGCGATAGCAGAAGTGGCGGCGCGCTATGGTGTGCCGATTATCCTCATGCATAACCGCGATAACACTGACTATCAGCAGCCGTTCATGGAGGCAGTTCTGGCGGATTTGCAGGAAAGTATTGAGATTGCAAAAACAGCGGGAGTCAGCGAAGAGATGATCTGGCTGGATCCGGGCATCGGCTTTGCGAAAGATCTGGAGCAGAACATCCAGGCGATGCAGGGGTTGTCTCTCATTGCAGACCTTGGGTATCCGGTATTACTCGGAACGTCCCGTAAAGGCATGATCGGTAAAGTGCTTGATTTGCCTGTAAATGAACGAGTAGAAGGAACGGGCGCGACTGTCTGTTACGGTATTGAGCACGGCGGACATATTATGCGTGTGCACGACGTGAAGGAAATCGCACGGATGGTTAAAATGATGGACGTATTGACGAAAAAAGCGGCATACACTGGGTAAGCGCTAAAATGGAGGGATTTCATGGATTATATTCATTTGAATGATATGGAGTTTTACGGTTACCACGGCGCACTGCCTGAAGAGAATACATTGGGCCAGCGTTTCCGGCTGACAGTATCTCTGGCAACGGATCTTGCTGAAGCGGGGCAGACGGATGATTTATCGAAAACGATGAATTATGCGGAAGTGTACGAGATGTGCAAGAACATCGTTGAGGGAGACGCAGTTCATTTAATTGAGACAGTAGCGGAAACAGTGGCGGGGACAATCATGACGGACTTCGCGGAGAAAGTACATGGCGTGCGGGTCGTACTGGTGAAGCCGGATCCGCCAATTCGCGGACATTATTCATCTGTCGCCGTGGAAATCACGAGGGGGCGTTATTCGTGAATACCGCTTACCTGTCGATGGGGTCCAATATAGGCAATCGCCTGGAACATTTGCAGCAGGCAGTGCGGTTGCTGCAATCCCATCCGTCCATTCATGTGATGCGCGTCTCTTCCGTCTATGAAACCGAACCGGTCGGATTAACAGAACAGGCGAAGTTTTTAAATGTCGCAGTGAAGCTTGAGACTTCGTTGGAAGCAAAGGAATTGTTGGGTGCGTGCCAATCCATTGAAAACAAGCTCGGCAGAATGCGGAAAATCCGCTGGGGCCCCCGGACGGCGGATTTGGATATTCTGCTTTACAATACTGACCATATCCAATTGGAGGATCTCATAGTTCCTCACTTGCGCATGTCTGAGCGCGCGTTTGTACTCGTGCCTCTCGTCGAAATCGAACCGGAAGTAAGGAATCCTATAACGGGGATGCTTTACCGCGAAGAGCCTGCAATGCAGCAAGACGGGGTCAGCCTTTGGAAAAAGGTTGAAAGTATCGGGGATTTCTTACAGCAGAATTGAACAGTGAACTGGCAAACTGTCCGTAAGCAGGGCAGTTTTTCTATGGAATGGCATCTGATAACTGTTTGTCCTTTTGTTAGGCCTGGAATTTGTGTACAATAGTTGCAGACGGCTGATCCCGGGAAGAGGGGCGGTCAAAGTATGAAGGAGTGAAAGGGAATGTCCTATTTGGATGAAATGAATGATCAGCTTTTGGTGAGACGCCAGAAGATGAACGATATACGTGAAGGCGGACTGGATCCATTCGGTCAGCGTTTTGAACGCACCCATCTGACAAATGAGATCCGTGCTTCCTATGAAGAGCAGTCAAAAGAAGAGCTGGAAGAAACCGAGCATGAAGTAACAATTGCCGGCCGCATTATGACGAAACGCGGAAAAGGGAAAGCTGGATTTGCACACATTCAGGATCTTGGCGGTCAAATCCAGATTTATGTGCGTCAGGATGCCATCGGTGAAGATGCATACAAGCTATTTACGTTAGCAGATCTTGGAGACATCGTCGGTGTGCAAGGCATTATTTTCAAGACAAAAGTTGGCGAGCTTTCTATTAAAGCAACGAAGTTCACGTTCCTGACAAAGTCATTGCGTCCATTGCCGGAGAAGTTTCACGGCCTGCAAGACGTAGAACAGCGCTACCGTCAGCGTTATCTGGATTTGATTTCAACAGAAGGCAGTAAGGAAACATTTATCATGCGCAGCCGTATCATTCAATCGATGCGCCATTACCTGGATGACCAAGGCTTCCTTGAAGTGGAAACCCCTATGCTTCACTCCATTGCAGGAGGAGCAGCGGCCCGTCCGTTCGTGACACACCACAATACGCTCGATATGACACTGTATATGCGGATTGCCATTGAACTTCATCTGAAGCGCCTGATTGTCGGCGGATTGGAGAAAGTCTATGAGATCGGACGCGTCTTCCGTAATGAAGGAATGTCTACCCGTCACAACCCGGAATTCACGATGATCGAATTATATGAAGCGTATGCGGACTATAATGATATTATGGAACTGACAGAAAACCTCGTGGCACATATTGCGCAAGAAGTACTGGGCACCACTACGATCCAGTACGGTGACGATCAGATCGAATTGGCACCGCGCTGGAAACGGCTGCATATGGCAGACGCAGTTAAGGAGTATACAGGAGTGGACTTCTGGCAGCAGCTGACGAAAGAGCAGGCCCATGAACTGGCTAAAGAACATAACGTACAAGTAACTCCTTCTATGGAGGCGGGTCATGTACTCAATGAATTCTTCGAGCAGAAAGTAGAAGAACAACTTGTACAGCCTACTTTCATCTATGGACATCCGGTAGAAGTATCGCCGCTTGCGAAGAAGAATCCGGAAGATCCGCGTTACACAGATCGTTTTGAATTGTTCATCGTACGCCGTGAGCATGCAAATGCCTTTACTGAGCTGAATGACCCTATCGATCAGCGCGAACGCTTTGAAGCGCAGCTGGTTGAGAAAGAACAGGGCAATGATGAGGCGCATGAAATGGATGAGGACTTCATCGAAGCGCTCGAATATGGACTGCCGCCAACTGGCGGACTCGGCATAGGCATTGACCGTCTGGTTATGCTGTTGACGAATTCCCAGTCCATCCGTGACGTGCTGTTATTCCCGCAAATGCGCCCAAGAGACTGATATTACAGCTTCGACACCCGTGTCGAAGCTGTTTTTTTATGCGCGGCGATGAAGGTTCTTATAGAAGGAAAAAGAAAAACAAAAAGAATTGAAGAAAACAGTTGCACTTTTATAAAACAGGTGGTATATTTATAAACGTTGCTTTTGGAGTTAGCGACTTAGCGAAAAAACAAAGCGAAAAAGTTTTTAACTAAAAGAGTTGACAACTAAACAACGAAGTGTTATTATTAAAAAGTTGCCTCTTACGAGAGACCAACGAGATGAACCTTGAAAACTGAACAGCAAAACGTTAACGAAATACAGTTTATGCATCTAGCGATGACATAAACAACATGAGTATCTTAATTGATGCCAGCAAATGAAACTCGAGCTAATCGAATTTTCATTCTATCGGGTGTCGAGTCGTAGTGGAGTGCTAGGAAGTGATCGAGCGAAGAAGGGAGCGTACTAACGTACGTGACCGACTGAGCGAGTGAAACTGACGACGCAATCCGCTGCGAATCGGCGACCGGTCTTATGGAGAGTTTGATCCTGGCTCAGGACGAACGCTGGCGGCATGCCTAATACATGCAAGTCGAGCGAACTGTTGGAAGCTTGCTTCCAACAGTTAGCGGCGGACGGGTGAGTAACACGTGGGCAACCTGCCCTTCAGATGGGGATAACTCCGGGAAACCGGGGCTAATACCGAATAATCCATTTCTTCGCATGAAGAGATGTTGAAAGACGGCGTTTCGCTGTCACTGAAGGATGGGCCCGCGGCGCATTAGCTAGTTGGTGGGGTAACGGCCTACCAAGGCAACGATGCGTAGCCGACCTGAGAGGGTGATCGGCCACACTGGGACTGAGACACGGCCCAGACTCCTACGGGAGGCAGCAGTAGGGAATCTTCCACAATGGACGAAAGTCTGATGGAGCAATGCCGCGTGAGTGAAGAAGGTTTTCGGATCGTAAAGCTCTGTTGTAAGGGAAGAACAAGTACAGGAGTAACTGCCTGTACCTTGACGGTACCTTACCAGAAAGCCACGGCTAACTACGTGCCAGCAGCCGCGGTAATACGTAGGTGGCAAGCGTTGTCCGGAATTATTGGGCGTAAAGCGCGCGCAGGCGGTCCTTTAAGTCTGATGTGAAAGCCCACGGCTCAACCGTGGAGGGTCATTGGAAACTGGAGGACTTGAGTACAGAAGAGGAAAGCGGAATTCCACGTGTAGCGGTGAAATGCGTAGAGATGTGGAGGAACACCAGTGGCGAAGGCGGCTTTCTGGTCTGTAACTGACGCTGAGGCGCGAAAGCGTGGGGAGCAAACAGGATTAGATACCCTGGTAGTCCACGCCGTAAACGATGAGTGCTAAGTGTTAGGGGGTTTCCGCCCCTTAGTGCTGCAGCTAACGCATTAAGCACTCCGCCTGGGGAGTACGGCCGCAAGGCTGAAACTCAAAGGAATTGACGGGGACCCGCACAAGCGGTGGAGCATGTGGTTTAATTCGAAGCAACGCGAAGAACCTTACCAGGTCTTGACATCCCACTGACCGGCATGGAGACATGCCTTTCCCTTCGGGGACAGTGGTGACAGGTGGTGCATGGTTGTCGTCAGCTCGTGTCGTGAGATGTTGGGTTAAGTCCCGCAACGAGCGCAACCCTTAATCTTAGTTGCCATCATTCAGTTGGGCACTCTAAGGTGACTGCCGGTGACAAACCGGAGGAAGGTGGGGATGACGTCAAATCATCATGCCCCTTATGACCTGGGCTACACACGTGCTACAATGGACGATACAGAGGGCTGCAAACCCGCGAGGGGGAGCCAATCCCACAAAATCGTTCCCAGTTCGGATTGCAGGCTGCAACTCGCCTGCATGAAGCCGGAATCGCTAGTAATCGTGGATCAGCATGCCACGGTGAATACGTTCCCGGGTCTTGTACACACCGCCCGTCACACCACGAGAGTTTGTAACACCCGAAGTCGGTGGGGTAACCCTTACGGGAGCCAGCCGCCGAAGGTGGGACAGATGATTGGGGTGAAGTCGTAACAAGGTAGCCGTATCGGAAGGTGCGGCTGGATCACCTCCTTTCTAAGGATTATGTTCTCTTGTCTGAAATATGACGGAAACATTCGGAAGATGAATCTCCGATTCATCACGTTAACGTTTTGCGTTCAGTTTTGAAGGCTCATTTTTTGAGTGTTCAAAGCTTTTTTCTTGTTCATTGAAAACTGGATAAAACGACATTGAAAGTAATCAAGTAATCAACCGAATTGCATAGTCATATGCAGTTCAAGCAATCTTTTTAACCTTCTGATTCCTATCGCTAGGATGACGTTGGACCTTTTATAGGTTAAGTTAGAAAGGGCGCACGGCGGATGCCTTGGCACTAGGAGCCGATGAAGGACGGCACTAACACCGATATGCTTCGGGGAGCTGTAAGTAAGCTTTGATCCGAAGATTTCCGAATGGGGAAACCCACTGTCCGTAATGGGACAGTACGTGTATGTGAATACATAGCATACTCGTGGCACACCCGGAGAACTGAAACATCTAAGTACCCGGAGGAAGAGAAAGAAACATCGATTCCCTTAGTAGCGGCGAGCGAAACGGGAAGAGCCCAAACCAAGAAGCTTGCTTCTTGGGGTTGTAGGACACTCTATACGGAGTTACAAAGGAATGCATTAGACGAAGCGACCTGGAAAGGTCCGCCGCAGCGGGTAAAAGCCCCGTAGTCGAAAGTGCATTCCCTCCAGAGTGGATCCTGAGTACGGCGGAACACGTGAAATTCCGTCGGAATCCGGGAGGACCATCTCCCAAGGCTAAATACTCCCTAGTGACCGATAGTGAACCAGTACCGTGAGGGAAAGGTGAAAAGCACCCCGGAAGGGGAGTGAAATAGAACCTGAAACCGTGCGCTTACAAATTGTCAGAGCCCGTTAATGGGTGATGGCGTGCCTTTTGTAGAATGAACCGGCGAGTTACGATTCCATGCAAGGTTAAGCTGAGAAAGCGGAGCCGCAGCGAAAGCGAGTCTGAATAGGGCGAATGAGTATGGGGTCGTAGACCCGAAACCAGGTGATCTACCCATGTCCAGGGTGAAGGTCAGGTAACACTGACTGGAGGCCCGAACCCACGTATGTTGAAAAATGCGGGGATGAGGTGTGGGTAGCGGTGAAATTCCAATCGAACCTGGAGATAGCTGGTTCTCTCCGAAATAGCTTTAGGGCTAGCCTCAAACGAAAGAATCTCGGAGGTAGAGCACTGTTTGGACGAGGGGCCCATCCCGGGTTACCGAATTCAGACAAACTCCGAATGCCGATGATTTATGTTTGGGAGTCAGACAGTGGGTGATAAGATCCATTGTCGAGAGGGAAACAGCCCAGACCACCAGCTAAGGTCCCCAAGTATCTGTTAAGTGGAAAAGGATGTGGCGTTGCCCAGACAACCAGGATGTTGGCTTAGAAGCAGCCATCATTTAAAGAGTGCGTAATAGCTCACTGGTCGAGTGGCGCTGCGCCGAAAATGTACCGGGGCTAAACAGATCACCGAAGCTGTGGATTGACCGTATGGTCAATGGTAGGAGAGCGTTCCAAGGGCGTTGAAGCTGGACCGGAAGGACTGGTGGAGCGCTTGGAAGTGAGAATGCCGGTATGAGTAGCGAAAGAAGGGTGAGAATCCCTTCCACCGAATGCCTAAGGTTTCCTGAGGAAGGCTCGTCCGCTCAGGGTTAGTCAGGACCTAAGTCGAGGCCGATAGGCGTAGACGATGGACAACAGGTTGATATTCCTGTACCACCTCCCCGCCGTTTGAGTAATGGGGGGACGCAGTAGGATAGGGTGAGCACACAGTTGGTTGTGTGTCTAAGCAGTGAGGTGGAGAACGAGGCAAATCCCGTTCTCATATAACACTAGGCTGTGATGGCAAGGAGATTTATCTCCGGAGTCCCTGATTTCACACTGCCAAGAAAAGCCTCTAGCGAGGCGGGAGGTGCCTGTACCGCAAACCGACACAGGTAGGCGAGGAGAGAATCCTAAGGTGATCGAGAGAACTCTCGTTAAGGAACTCGGCAAAATGACCCCGTAACTTCGGGAGAAGGGGTGCTCTGGTAGGGTGAATAGCCCGAGAGAGCCGCAGTGAATAGGCCCAGGCGACTGTTTAGCAAAAACACAGGTCTCTGCAAAATCGTAAGATGACGTATAGGGGCTGACGCCTGCCCGGTGCTGGAAGGTTAAGAGGAGGGGTTAGCGCAAGCGAAGCTCTGAATTGAAGCCCCAGTAAACGGCGGCCGTAACTATAACGGTCCTAAGGTAGCGAAATTCCTTGTCGGGTAAGTTCCGACCCGCACGAAAGGCGTAACGATCTGGGCACTGTCTCAACGAGAGACTCGGTGAAATTATAATATGCGTGAAGATGCGCATTACCCGCGACAGGACGGAAAGACCCCGTGGAGCTTTACTGTAGCCTGATATTGAATTCCGGTGCAGCCTGTACAGGATAGGTAGGAGCCTTGGATTCCGGAGCGCCAGCTTCGGAGGAGGCA
The Sporosarcina sp. P33 genome window above contains:
- the lysS gene encoding lysine--tRNA ligase; the protein is MSYLDEMNDQLLVRRQKMNDIREGGLDPFGQRFERTHLTNEIRASYEEQSKEELEETEHEVTIAGRIMTKRGKGKAGFAHIQDLGGQIQIYVRQDAIGEDAYKLFTLADLGDIVGVQGIIFKTKVGELSIKATKFTFLTKSLRPLPEKFHGLQDVEQRYRQRYLDLISTEGSKETFIMRSRIIQSMRHYLDDQGFLEVETPMLHSIAGGAAARPFVTHHNTLDMTLYMRIAIELHLKRLIVGGLEKVYEIGRVFRNEGMSTRHNPEFTMIELYEAYADYNDIMELTENLVAHIAQEVLGTTTIQYGDDQIELAPRWKRLHMADAVKEYTGVDFWQQLTKEQAHELAKEHNVQVTPSMEAGHVLNEFFEQKVEEQLVQPTFIYGHPVEVSPLAKKNPEDPRYTDRFELFIVRREHANAFTELNDPIDQRERFEAQLVEKEQGNDEAHEMDEDFIEALEYGLPPTGGLGIGIDRLVMLLTNSQSIRDVLLFPQMRPRD